DNA sequence from the Caldisalinibacter kiritimatiensis genome:
TTCAACTTCAACTAAATAACCATCTAACCCTTGCAACACGCAAGTTTTTACTTTTGATAACATAATTCCCCTTCTTTCATAAGTTATTTCATTATTATACTTCAAGATTTAGTAAATATTTCCTTCATTTTTTTACAAATAAATCCCTTACAACCTTTTAAAAGGTATCAAAATAAAAAATTTTAACCCCACTAATAAAAACACATTAATACTTTTTATATTCGATAAACTTTACTTGTTTTACTTAGTTTAGTATTGTACAATATTAAAAGCAAACTAATTGTTAGGAGGTAAAGATTATGGGTAAGGGACTGTTCGGAAACTTAATGAATGGAATTTCTGGTAATTTAAATCAAATGGATTCTAATACTGCAATAGAAAAATACGGTCAATACTTAATAAACGATGAAGAAATCCAACAAGCTTTCACTTTAATTAGAGATGTAGTGATATTTCAAGGTACTACAGGAAAGAAAATGTCTGTTAAATCTATTTTCTTAATGAATATTGTTGATTGTGAAATAGAAACTGCAGGTGCAGGAATTGATGATAGTGAAATTACTATTACATATCTAACAAATGTAAAGCGCAATTCTAATTATGAAGATACTGCTACACATAAACTTGAATTTCCTAAAAAAGCTAAGATTGAAGATTTATATAGATGGTTATTTTCACTAGCATATAAAAATCGTTTAGAAATAAATGGTATTAAATAAGAGAATAGATTTATTACCTATTCTCTTTTATTTTTTAATATTCTATTTAATTTATCATACCAGCTGATGTTGGTTTTATTACTAATCTTTTAATATTTTATTCTTATCATTCTTTGCATTTCTACATATGTTTATTTAATGTTTTACAAATAAATAATTGGGTATATTAAAACTGTCATAAGTTTAATTAAGGTGTTTGTCATTTATGATAATGTTTTTTATGATATTGGCAAACGTTTTTTACCAAAAAAATCTAAATCACATGTTTATAAAAAACATAAAAAGTTGTATAATTTAAAAGAGAAATATTTTTTCAAAAACTCAAACAAAGGAGATGATTTTATGTCAAAGGTACAAGATATTTTAGAACAAGTGAAAAAAAGAAATCCTGGCGAATCTGAATTCCATCAAGCTGTAGAAGAAGTTTTAAAATCAATTGAACCAGTTTTGGAAAAGCATCCTGAGTTTATTGAAAATGGAATCCTTGAAAGAATAGTTGAACCTGAAAGACAAATTATGTTTAGAGTACCTTGGGTAGACGATAATGGAAATATTCATGTTAACAGAGGATTTAGAGTACAATTCAATAGTGCTATAGGTCCATATAAAGGTGGGTTAAGATTTCATCCTTCAGTTTACTTAGGTATAATTAAATTTTTAGGCTTTGAACAAATATTCAAAAACTCATTAACAGGTTTACCTATTGGTGGTGGAAAAGGTGGTTCAGACTTTGACCCTAAAGGTAAATCAGATGCTGAAATAATGAGATTCTGCCAAAGCTTTATGACTGAATTATATAGACATATAGGTCCAGATGTAGATGTACCTGCAGGTGATATTGGAGTAGGTGCAAGAGAAATTGGTTATTTATTTGGTCAATATAGAAGATTAAGGAATGCTTATGAAGCTGGTGTTCTAACTGGAAAAGGTTTGACTTATGGAGGTTCTTTAGTAAGAAAAGAAGCAACTGGTTTCGGTTTAATTTACTTTGTTAGAGAAATGCTAGCTGCTAAT
Encoded proteins:
- a CDS encoding PH domain-containing protein; translated protein: MGKGLFGNLMNGISGNLNQMDSNTAIEKYGQYLINDEEIQQAFTLIRDVVIFQGTTGKKMSVKSIFLMNIVDCEIETAGAGIDDSEITITYLTNVKRNSNYEDTATHKLEFPKKAKIEDLYRWLFSLAYKNRLEINGIK
- the gdhA gene encoding NADP-specific glutamate dehydrogenase; translation: MSKVQDILEQVKKRNPGESEFHQAVEEVLKSIEPVLEKHPEFIENGILERIVEPERQIMFRVPWVDDNGNIHVNRGFRVQFNSAIGPYKGGLRFHPSVYLGIIKFLGFEQIFKNSLTGLPIGGGKGGSDFDPKGKSDAEIMRFCQSFMTELYRHIGPDVDVPAGDIGVGAREIGYLFGQYRRLRNAYEAGVLTGKGLTYGGSLVRKEATGFGLIYFVREMLAANNESLKDKTIVISGSGNVATYACQKAQEYGAKVVAMSDSKGYIYDKDGIKLDTIKQIKEVERKRISEYVKYHPEAEYYEGKKVWDVKCDIALPCATQNDIDVDYAQKLIDNGVIAVGEGANMPCTNEALDLFLENNILVAPAKAANAGGVATSALEMAQNSMRLSWTFEEVNKKLDDIMVNIFKMSDKAAKEYGMEGNYIAGANIAGFLKVANAMMAQGTV